Proteins co-encoded in one Conger conger chromosome 4, fConCon1.1, whole genome shotgun sequence genomic window:
- the LOC133126586 gene encoding phenolphthiocerol/phthiocerol polyketide synthase subunit C-like, translating to MADSDEEIAVVGIGCNFPGGEGLQNFWKILLEGKNCAVQIPDDRFDPAFWYDSDNRKAGKTQTAKAALIDGLNEFDHKFFGITEAEADFMDPQQKLLLECTYRALENAGIPMEKASGTRTGVFIGLMNRDYETLLNNSPTTITHYNGTGTAMSIAANRISYAFNFTGPSLAIDSACSSSLVALHYAAHAVRQGDCEMAVCGGVSCILEPRVFVALSKAKMISPDGSSKPFSNKADGYGRGEGCGIVLLKPLKKALRDFDHVWGIISKTAVNQDGRTVTPITRPSMAQQEELLHRIYSAGFDPSHIQYIEAHGTGTPVGDPTEAGSISRAVAEARHPGEALCIGSVKGNVGHTESAAGMAGLIKVLLMMHHETIVPSLSYSEDSASIDAKSLNLKIPTRVEKWEKTGPAGRAAGINNFGFGGTNAHAIVREYRQMDSSRSCIQDADNTKLFVLSAASEKSIGMTIADTHQELATNNAVDLKSLAYTSACRRSHLKHKYRKAFLISSLSDLQEQLRLALTKSIVPIKSGLKSVFVFCGNGVIYRGMCEELLKEEPIFIEKMKEVANLFLNYKSTNILKELENDDYSKPDVAQPLLFAIQVAIFSLLKHWGIRPDAVLGHSVGEVAAAHCSGLLSLEDAVKVIHFRSMLQSKVTGGKMLVVSKIAVSEIVTLLPAYSGKVCLAAFNSPQSCTLSGEADAVDSLHHKLKTSFKNSLFLHILDVPAAYHSHMMDPILDQIQSSIGSLQENEMEAELFSTVTGEMCSQGDFSSGRYWARNIREPVAFEQALRSAANNKKNIVFLEIGPRRALQRNIMETLGNDISVFPSIQPDKDHETLFTAVSKLFEMGVNVNWERLYNGHEVPPRPIPRYQFDCVKKDVYFEAVRQGNETTSWTLHPVIRPTKQSSTEFTCNLSSDATKYMSEHKNNGVALVPGALYVELALASFIASMKSNMPLCSLQLCISFQNPFILSENSPQMKVQLEPSEKTAEFKIHSQSATYASGAIEWTNGSVAPEERNISLDFVFKRCQSLMTAEQAYTALSQAGFQYGSVFRQLGDVYYGEEFKEAISTFRVPDEMMRQLHDYYVHPVVLDHFLQMTAVVAGNRFASRPGFPSGIGCVTVSGPLQNEMVIYLRTARETSDGIEVCGCFTDKEGHVLVELRHVKITLLGGGSRVAKEFFFHNELHATSEDASLFHKPKSFVFADQLGVGELLQQYLHSSSTFVRFKEWGKLSSSKVREFFTELSVPDGNRNNFKEVLFMCGIQDLSHLKTEMVLDHLVDCCELFREIVLALKAAKYTSSMRIITYRSAEGTVDHISPGFVVSGMTRACAAEISGFSFQLIDLATMTSEDIRSLAHVVCSYPATKYPELTISQGQIHSSAITRTPIKTTESPERDVFYSGAEHVILQTADPYKMTSLSAIPCNEPGEQICEQNIEVQLNKICVHSSEYFPVSVSAQIYGQTMYWNKDTSQSHNLLALDFSGTVTAVGRDVGKLKVGDHVVSCYPITASSKVVIPETACYRTKKLPFLKEVPCVSFFVLAWEILHHVLPKVRQKNKLGIISLEPDSNLMQVLMFTANQSGWNAIVCTQFSGLLQNMNRCDAFVLLPPFDASLVAKACSVSTVRNIVLVHDNQMPPILLQNMFRSDSENVCVQIVQVANLFQKACLKKQKRSIYSWLKSMRLNYIPVLKNTIFQTMTSGSIERLSVQESKSYLSSDITSVVVLDGNTKDEVSNLPIQEKPKQPFQQKSVYIVTGGLSGLGFETVKFIAQRGGGCIAIFSRRSSSHLQHEISDLQNRYGVSIISIQCDVSVSEQVVKAVTAIGQMFPSCPIRGVFHSAVILHDGLLETLDKSHYEKVFKPKVSGAMNLHHATKHCKLDYFVCYSSITSFIGNATQTNYAAANSFLDMFCHYRRRLGLAAQSINWGALNLGLLLNKESLQRFLETKGMTVMQVAEIHEGLEQCLLQNNAQQVVCKFSFTNLRKHVLSQNTSLKMRLSALVDEELRNISLTEPSVQLSTSPSSPGEYVRTMISETCNVDLQELSDGTTLSALGVDSMVSMTLQNLMFQETGVNVPLVKLLDPNSTISTLVSILEEGEDRYWNERPTPERPVPTPRPRRKGHQEPHPVWVAPAGESDEEETPPPEGRRQTTQPPMESTDTASEGPDPQQPLMAERGSRGGFSEFQPELERAPMDFGSAQLPDPLLAQAWRAAAYIEGVPQGGTHTSKVLTCWGPTWDGRRHVPFCRITMDIVGPLPKSSRGHRYILVVVDYTTRYPEALPLRAATGKSIAKELFLLFSRVGIAEEVLTDQGSCFMSEVMREMCRTLATSHHKETDASETGLGAVLSQIQDTTEHPITYISRKLLKHEKNYSMVEKECLAIRWVVGKLKYYLLGREFILITDHAPLKWMYRCKDTNARVTRWFLELQSFKFKVEHRAGRLQGNVDALSRMDEDLYCDAPAEGLELRGRKCGGRIRDRYTMGVERPVRRRQEDQENGK from the exons ATGGCAGACTCAGATGAAGAGATTGCTGTCGTGGGCATTGGTTGCAATTTCCCTGGAG GTGAAGGACTTCAAAATTTCTGGAAGATTCTGTTGGAGGGAAAGAACTGTGCAGTGCAAATTCCAGATGACCGTTTTGACCCAGCATTCTGGTATGATTCAGATAACAGAAAAGCTGGGAAAACACAGACTGCCAAAGCAGCCCTAATTGATGG GTTGAACGAGTTTGACCATAAGTTCTTTGGAATCACTGAGGCAGAGGCAGACTTCATGGATCCCCAGCAGAAGCTCCTGCTGGAGTGCACCTACAGAGCCCTGGAGAATGCTGGGATACCCATGGAGAAGGCCAGTGGAACCAGAACTGGGGTTTTCATTG GACTCATGAACAGGGACTATGAGACACTTCTGAACAACAGCCCAACCACCATTACCCACTACAACGGCACAGGAACAGCCATGAGCATAGCTGCCAACAGGATCTCCTACGCCTTCAACTTCACTGGCCCCTCATTGGCTATCGACAGTGCCTGCTCATCCTCTCTAGTGGCTCTTCACTATGCTGCCCATGCAGTTAGACAAG GAGACTGTGAGATGGCTGTTTGCGGTGGAGTCAGCTGTATCCTTGAGCCACGGGTCTTTGTCGCTCTTAGCAAGGCCAAAATGATCTCACCTGATGGCTCCAGCAAACCTTTCTCCAACAAAGCAGATGGCTATGGAAGAGGGGAAGGCTGTGGGATTGTCCTGCTCAAACCTCTAAAAAAG GCTCTACGGGACTTTGATCATGTGTGGGGCATCATAAGCAAAACTGCTGTCAATCAAGATGGCCGCACTGTCACTCCAATCACCAGGCCATCCATGGCCCAGCAGGAGGAGCTGCTCCACAGAATTTACTCTGCTGGGTTTGATCCATCACATATCCAGTACATAGAGGCTCATGGGACTGGAACCCCTGTAGGGGATCCAACAGAAGCAGGTAGCATCTCCAGAGCTGTTGCTGAAGCCAGACATCCAGGAGAAGCACTCTGCATTGGCTCTGTGAAAGGTAACGTTGGACACACTGAATCTGCAGCTGGAATGGCAGGACTCATCAAGGTGCTTCTGATGATGCACCATGAAACTATTGTTCCCTCACTATCCTACTCTGAGGACAGTGCCAGTATTGATGCTAAATCTTTGAATCTGAAAATTCCCACTAGAGTAGAGAAGTGGGAAAAGACTGGCCCAGCAGGAAGGGCTGCAGGTATCAATAACTTTGGGTTTGGAGGGACCAATGCACATGCCATTGTCAGAGAGTACAGGCAGATGGACAGTTCTAGATCCTGCATTCAGGATGCAGACAACACAAAACTGTTTGTGTTGTCTGCAGCCTCTGAAAAGTCAATTGGAATGACAATTGCAGACACACATCAAGAACTGGCCACAAACAATGCAGTAGATTTAAAATCTCTGGCATATACATCAGCATGTCGGAGAAGCCACCTAAAGCACAAATACAGAAAAGCGTTTCTGATATCCTCTCTCAGTGACTTACAGGAGCAACTCAGATTAGCACTAACCAAAAGCATTGTGCCAATAAAATCAGGCTTAaagtcagtgtttgtgttctgtggaAATGGTGTGATCTACAGAGGCATGTGTGAGGAATTGTTGAAAGAGGAGCCCATTTTCATTGAAAAGATGAAGGAGGTTGCAAACTTGTTCCTGAATTACAAAAGCACTAACATTTTGAAAGAACTGGAAAATGATGATTATTCAAAACCAGATGTTGCCCAACCCCTTCTCTTTGCTATCCAGGTTGCCATTTTCAGCCTTCTAAAACACTGGGGTATTAGACCTGATGCCGTTCTGGGGCACTCTGTAGGAGAGGTTGCCGCTGCCCATTGCTCTGGTCTGCTGTCTCTTGAGGATGCAGTAAAGGTGATCCATTTCCGCAGTATGTTGCAGAGCAAGGTCACAGGGGGGAAGATGCTTGTTGTCAGTAAGATAGCGGTATCGGAAATCGTAACGCTTCTGCCTGCTTACTCAGGGAAGGTCTGCTTAGCTGCCTTCAACAGCCCTCAGTCTTGTACCCTATCAGGTGAGGCAGATGCAGTTGACTCTCTTCACCATAAGTTGAAGACCTCCTTCAAGAACAGTTTGTTTCTCCACATTTTAGATGTCCCTGCTGCTTACCATAGTCATATGATGGATCCCATCCTGGACCAAATACAGAGCAGCATAGGATCCTTGCAAGAGAATGAAATGGAGGCAGAACTGTTTTCAACTGTGACTGGAGAGATGTGTTCTCAAGGGGATTTTAGCTCAGGGAGATATTGGGCCAGGAATATCCGTGAGCCTGTTGCATTTGAACAAGCATTGAGATCAGCAGCCAATAACAAGAAGAACATAGTCTTTCTAGAGATAGGTCCAAGACGGGCCCTGCAGAGGAACATCATGGAGACATTGGGGAATGACATCTCTGTGTTCCCTTCTATACAGCCAGATAAAGATCACGAGACACTGTTCACTGCTGTGTCTAAGCTCTTTGAGATGGGGGTGAATGTAAACTGGGAACGCCTCTACAATGGACATGAAGTACCACCAAGACCCATCCCGAGGTATCAATTTGATTGTGTAAAGAAGGACGTGTACTTTGAAGCAGTAAGGCAGGGCAATGAGACAACATCTTGGACCCTTCACCCAGTTATAAGGCCTACaaaacagagcagcacagagttCACCTGTAATCTTTCCTCAGATGCAACAAAGTACATgagtgaacacaaaaacaatggtGTTGCTCTTGTCCCTGGTGCTTTGTATGTTGAATTGGCTCTAGCATCCTTCATAGCCAGTATGAAGTCAAATATGCCTCTTTGCTCACTGCAGCTCTGTATCAGTTTCCAAAATCCATTCATACTCAGTGAGAACTCCCCCCAAATGAAAGTACAGCTTGAACCATCAGAGAAAACAGcagaatttaaaatacattctcaGTCAGCTACCTATGCCTCTGGTGCCATTGAATGGACAAATGGATCAGTGGCTCCTGAAGAAAGGAACATCTCCTTGGATTTTGTCTTCAAAAGATGCCAATCACTTATGACGGCGGAGCAGGCTTACACTGCCCTTTCTCAGGCAGGATTTCAGTATGGTTCAGTCTTCCGACAGCTGGGAGACGTGTACTATGGCGAGGAGTTCAAGGAGGCTATTTCAACCTTCAGGGTTCCAGATGAAATGATGAGGCAGCTGCATGACTACTATGTTCACCCAGTAGTACTGGATCACTTTCTGCAGATGACGGCTGTTGTAGCCGGGAATAGATTTGCATCAAGGCCTGGGTTCCCATCTGGTATAGGCTGTGTCACAGTGTCTGGCCCCCTGCAGAATGAAATGGTCATATATCTGAGAACAGCAAGAGAGACATCTGATGGAATTGAAGTATGTGGCTGCTTCACAGACAAAGAGGGTCATGTTTTGGTTGAACTAAGACATGTGAAGATCACATTATTGGGAGGCGGTTCTCGTGTTGCAAAAGAGTTCTTCTTTCACAATGAACTGCATGCCACTTCTGAGGATGCCAGCCTCTTCCACAAACCAAAATCTTTCGTTTTTGCTGATCAGTTAGGGGTTGGTGAATTGCTACAGCAGTATCTTCACTCAAGTTCTACTTTTGTCCGGTTCAAGGAATGGGGAAAACTATCCTCCTCCAAAGTCAGAGAATTTTTTACGGAATTAAGTGTTCCTGATGGCAACAGGAACAATTTCAAAGAGGTTTTGTTCATGTGTGGTATTCAAGATCTCAGCCATTTGAAAACAGAAATGGTCCTGGATCACCTGGTCGACTGCTGTGAGCTTTTCCGTGAAATTGTTCTTGCACTGAAAGCTGCCAAATACACTAGCAGTATGAGAATTATAACCTACAGATCAGCAGAGGGGACAGTAGACCATATCAGTCCAGGTTTTGTCGTTTCTGGCATGACTCGAGCCTGCGCAGCTGAAATTTCAGGTTTCTCATTCCAACTAATTGATCTTGCAACTATGACAAGTGAGGATATCAGGTCGTTGGCTCATGTTGTATGTTCCTACCCAGCCACCAAGTACCCAGAGCTGACAATAAGCCAAGGTCAGATTCATTCAAGTGCAATCACTCGCACTCCCATTAAGACCACTGAGAGTCCTGAGAGGGATGTCTTTTATTCAGGAGCTGAACATGTCATCCTGCAGACTGCTGACCCTTACAAAATGACAAGCTTGTCTGCAATTCCCTGTAATGAGCCTGGAGAACAAATCTGTGAGCAAAATATTGAGGTTCAACTTAATAAAATCTGTGTTCATTCATCAGAATACTTCCCTGTCAGTGTTTCTGCTCAGATATATGGCCAGACCATGTACTGGAACAAAGACACATCCCAAAGCCACAATCTTCTGGCACTTGACTTCAGTGGTACTGTTACGGCTGTGGGGAGGGATGTGGGAAAACTGAAAGTGGGAGatcatgttgtttcatgttaccCTATTACTGCGTCCTCAAAGGTTGTGATTCCAGAAACTGCATGCTATAGAACAAAGAAGCTGCCATTTCTCAAGGAAGTACCATGCGTTTCCTTCTTTGTTCTTGCATGGGAAATCTTGCATCATGTCCTTCCAAAAGTAAGACAAAAGAACAAGTTGGGCATTATTTCTCTTGAACCCGATTCAAATCTGATGCAGGTGCTAATGTTTACTGCAAATCAATCAGGGTGGAATGCCATTGTATGCACCCAATTTAGTGGACTGCTACAAAACATGAACAGGTGTGATGCATTTGTCCTTTTGCCTCCATTTGATGCATCATTGGTTGCTAAAGCTTGCAGTGTttctacagtcagaaacattgTATTAGTGCATGATAACCAGATGCCACCTATTCTTTTGCAAAACATGTTTAGATCTGACAGTGAAAATGTCTGTGTTCAGATCGTTCAGGTGGCTAATCTTTTCCAGAAAGCATGTCTAAAGAAGCAAAAAAGATCAATCTACAGCTGGCTAAAATCAATGCGATTGAATTATATTCCAGTACTGAAAAACACCATCTTTCAAACAATGACTTCAGGAAGCATTGAGCGCCTGTCTGTTCAGGAATCAAAATCCTACTTGAGCTCAGACATCACTTCTGTAGTTGTACTTGATGGAAACACTAAGGATGAGGTCTCCAACCTTCCAATACAAGAGAAGCCAAAACAACCTTTTCAGCAGAAATCTGTTTACATTGTGACAGGGGGTCTTTCTGGGCTGGGGTTTGAAACAGTGAAGTTCATTGCTCAAAGAGGAGGTGGGTGCATTGCCATTTTCAGCAGAAGGTCTTCGTCTCATTTGCAACATGAGATATCCGACCTGCAGAATCGGTATGGAGTGTCAATCATCAGCATACAGTGTGATGTGTCAGTTTCAGAACAGGTTGTGAAGGCAGTCACTGCAATTGGACAGATGTTTCCTTCTTGTCCAATCAGAGGAGTATTCCACAGTGCAGTCATCCTGCATGATGGTCTACTTGAAACTCTTGACAAATCACACTATGAAAAAGTGTTCAAGCCAAAGGTTAGTGGTGCTATGAATCTCCATCATGCAACAAAGCACTGCAAACTTGACTACTTTGTGTGCTACTCTTCCATCACCTCTTTCATTGGCAATGCCACTCAAACAAACTATGCCGCTGCCAATTCGTTCCTGGACATGTTTTGTCATTATCGGAGGAGGCTTGGACTGGCTGCACAGTCCATTAACTGGGGGGCTTTGAACCTCGGCCTCCTATTGAACAAGGAATCTTTACAGAGATTTTTGGAGACTAAGGGAATGACAGTGATGCAAGTAGCAGAAATTCATGAAGGCCTGGAGCAATGTTTATTGCAAAACAATGCCCAACAGGTTGTGTGCAAGTTCAGCTTCACAAACCTTCGGAAGCATGTGCTGTCTCAAAACACATCCCTCAAAATGCGTCTGTCAGCTTTGGTAGATGAAGAACTGAGAAACATCAGCCTAACAGAACCTAGTGTACAACTGTCAACTTCACCCTCCTCACCAGGGGAATATGTCAGGACCATGATCAGCGAGACTTGCAATGTAGACCTTCAAGAGCTGAGTGATGGTACTACACTCTCTGCTCTGGGTGTCGACTCCATGGTGTCCATGACTCTGCAGAACCTCATGTTCCAAGAGACAGGAGTCAATGTTCCCCTTGTTAAATTACTGGACCCAAACAGTACAATCTCTACGTTGGTGTCAATcttggaggaaggagaagatCG CTACTGGAATGAGAGGCCGACCCCTGAGAGGCCAGTCCCGACCCCCCGACCCCGCCGAAAGGGCCACCAGGAACCACACCCGGTTTGGGTAGCCCCTGCTGGGGAGAGTGATGAGGAGGAGACCCCTCCCCCAGAGGGGAGAAGACAGACGACGCAGCCCCCCATGGAGAGCACGGATACAGCCTCGGAGGGACCGGACCCACAGCAACCCCTGATGGCGGAAAGGGGTAGCAGGGGCGGATTCTCAGAGTTCCAACCCGAGTTAGAAAGGGCCCCAATGGATTTTGGCTCCGCCCAGCTGCCAgaccccctcctcgcccaggcctggagagCAGCTGCCTACAttgagggcgtcccacaaggCGGG ACCCACACCTCCAAGGTGCTCACCTGTTGGGGGCCCACCTGGGACGGGAGAAGAC ATGTGCCCTTCTGCCGAATCACCATGGACATAGTGGGGCCCCTACCCAAGTCTAGCCGAGGTCACCGTTACATCTTGGTGGTCGTAGACTACACCACCCGCTACCCGGAGGCCTTACCCTTACGGGCTGCAACAGGAAAGAGCATCGCGAAGGAGCTGTTCCTACTGTTCAGCCGGGTAGGGATCGCTGAAGAGGTCCTGACTGACCAGGGTTCGTGTTTCATGTCGGAAGtaatgagggagatgtgccgCACACTGGCCACGAGCCACCACAAAGAG ACCGACGCCTCAGAGACCGGGCTCGGTGCCGTCCTCTCGCAAATCCAGGACACAACGGAGCACCCCATCACCTATATCAGCAGGAAACTGCTGAAACACGAAAAGAACTATAGTatggtggagaaggagtgcctggccataagATGGGTGGTCGGTAAGCTGAAATACTACCTCCTGGGGCGAGAGTTCATCCTCATAACTGATCATGCCCCACTGAAATGGATGTACCGGTGTAAGGACACTAACGCTAGGGTGACCCGGTGGTTCCTGGAACTACAAAGTTTTAAGTTCAAGGTAGAACACCGAGCAGGGAGACTCCAGGGAAATGTGGATGCCCTGTCCCGTATGGACGAGGACCTCTATTGTgacgctcccgccgagggcttggagctgagggggaggaaatgtggcgGCCGGAtcagggatcggtacaccatgGGAGTGGAACGACCCGTGCGCCGACGCCAA